The following proteins come from a genomic window of Iamia sp. SCSIO 61187:
- a CDS encoding glycosyltransferase 87 family protein, with protein sequence MASPSSTAPVRVAAPSPSAVVADAREAPDRRRLLLLAVLVALVGVVLAGLAPGAISGLSALWLVTGVAVPLALAALRPRLGTVGLGLVLVLAVLMPAARTVTNVIDPPEGQLAAHDGGVIVTRAAAEDVVAGRNPYAADFSDDLPEVWRRLSVRGIDSFDNPIRSVYPYLPGAFLALTPLAAVSGADDLGDPRWVMLATFVAACVAIALRRTDAWRRAAALSAFSGMIVAVHLGYGTNDTWAASLFVLAALSLERRPRLAGLLLALAISVKFLLLPPVALWLAWRWRREGWAQIQRLWTLPAVLVATCLPFLLWSPADFLNDTLLFWLGRNDEPYPSSGFGLAAVAPDMVRGPVLALATVGFAVLGVLAAREVVRRWPHHPMTLPPAAALVVAGLLIPARTFQGNYLAMLAGLLATAWLVDRTPVDAADPVEDRAP encoded by the coding sequence GTGGCCTCTCCGTCGTCGACCGCGCCCGTCCGGGTCGCGGCCCCGTCGCCCAGCGCCGTCGTCGCCGACGCGCGGGAGGCGCCCGATCGTCGGCGACTCCTGCTCCTGGCCGTGCTGGTGGCCCTGGTGGGCGTGGTGCTGGCCGGCCTGGCACCCGGGGCCATCTCCGGGCTGAGCGCCCTGTGGCTGGTCACCGGGGTCGCGGTGCCCCTCGCCCTCGCCGCCCTCCGGCCCCGTCTGGGGACGGTGGGCCTGGGCCTCGTCCTGGTCCTCGCCGTCCTGATGCCCGCCGCCCGCACCGTCACCAACGTCATCGACCCGCCCGAGGGACAGCTGGCCGCCCACGACGGCGGGGTCATCGTGACCCGGGCCGCGGCCGAGGACGTGGTCGCCGGCCGCAACCCCTACGCCGCCGACTTCAGCGACGATCTGCCCGAGGTGTGGCGGCGGCTGAGCGTGCGCGGCATCGACAGCTTCGACAACCCGATCCGCTCGGTCTACCCGTACCTGCCGGGAGCGTTCCTTGCCCTCACCCCTCTGGCCGCCGTGTCCGGGGCCGATGACCTGGGGGACCCCCGGTGGGTCATGCTCGCCACCTTCGTGGCCGCGTGCGTCGCCATCGCCCTCCGGCGGACCGACGCCTGGCGGCGCGCCGCCGCCCTGTCCGCCTTCAGCGGCATGATCGTGGCCGTCCACCTGGGCTACGGCACGAACGACACCTGGGCGGCCAGCCTGTTCGTCCTGGCCGCGCTGTCCCTCGAGCGGCGCCCACGGCTCGCCGGGTTGCTGCTCGCGCTGGCCATCTCGGTGAAGTTCCTCTTGTTGCCACCCGTGGCCCTCTGGCTGGCATGGCGGTGGCGGCGCGAGGGGTGGGCTCAGATCCAGCGCCTCTGGACGCTCCCCGCCGTCCTCGTGGCGACGTGCCTCCCGTTCCTCCTGTGGTCGCCGGCGGACTTCCTGAACGACACGCTGCTCTTCTGGCTCGGGCGCAACGACGAGCCGTACCCGAGCTCGGGTTTCGGGCTGGCGGCCGTCGCCCCCGACATGGTGCGGGGCCCGGTGCTGGCGCTGGCCACGGTCGGCTTCGCCGTCCTGGGGGTGCTTGCCGCGCGCGAGGTCGTGCGGCGCTGGCCGCACCACCCGATGACGCTGCCCCCTGCGGCCGCCCTCGTCGTCGCGGGGCTGCTGATCCCGGCCCGCACGTTCCAGGGGAACTACCTGGCGATGTTGGCCGGGCTCCTGGCCACGGCCTGGCTCGTCGACCGGACCCCCGTCGATGCCGCCGATCCGGTGGAGGATCGGGCACCCTAG
- a CDS encoding quinolinate synthase, translating to MIRIQTPLPERYTTAPIDELHERIGAAKATLGDRLFILGHHYQRDEVMRWADARGDSYRLSVLAQQRPEAEYIVFCGVHFMAESADVLTGDHQQVILPDLNAGCSMADMADLDEVEEAWEALAAVVDIEQVVPITYMNSSADLKAFVGRHGGAVCTSTNAQAILEWALTKDATPVPDLSVADAEVASIVADARARGRKVLFFPDQHLGRNTGITMGFTHDDMRVWNPRFELGGLTEADCKDATFLLWKGHCSVHQRFRPEHIEAFRAEHPDGIVVVHPECSHDVCEIADQVGSTDYIIRAVAAAPPGSTIAVGTEIHLVQRLDDETPDKTIVSLDPLICPCSTMFRIDAPHLAWVLENLVDGTVVNRIDVDADTQEWARVALQRMLDITAASTDPKPVPTAPGRPTGD from the coding sequence ATGATCCGGATCCAGACCCCGCTCCCCGAGCGGTACACCACTGCACCCATCGACGAGCTCCACGAGCGGATCGGGGCGGCCAAGGCCACCCTCGGCGACCGGCTGTTCATCCTCGGGCACCACTACCAGCGCGACGAGGTGATGCGCTGGGCCGATGCCCGGGGCGACTCCTACCGCCTCTCGGTGCTGGCCCAGCAGCGGCCCGAGGCCGAGTACATCGTGTTCTGCGGCGTGCACTTCATGGCCGAGTCGGCCGACGTCCTCACCGGCGACCACCAGCAGGTGATCCTCCCGGACCTGAACGCCGGGTGCTCGATGGCGGACATGGCCGACCTCGACGAGGTCGAGGAGGCGTGGGAGGCCCTGGCCGCTGTGGTCGACATCGAGCAGGTCGTGCCGATCACCTACATGAACAGCTCGGCCGACCTGAAGGCGTTCGTGGGCCGGCACGGCGGCGCCGTCTGCACCTCGACCAACGCCCAGGCCATCCTCGAGTGGGCCCTCACCAAGGACGCCACCCCGGTCCCCGACCTGAGCGTGGCCGACGCCGAGGTGGCCTCGATCGTCGCCGACGCCCGGGCCCGGGGCCGGAAGGTCCTCTTCTTCCCCGACCAGCACTTGGGCCGCAACACCGGCATCACCATGGGGTTCACCCACGACGACATGCGGGTGTGGAACCCCCGCTTCGAGCTGGGCGGGCTCACCGAGGCCGACTGCAAGGACGCCACCTTCCTCCTGTGGAAGGGCCACTGCTCGGTGCACCAGCGGTTCCGTCCCGAGCACATCGAGGCCTTCCGGGCCGAGCACCCCGACGGCATCGTCGTCGTGCACCCCGAGTGCAGCCACGACGTCTGCGAGATCGCCGACCAGGTGGGCTCGACCGACTACATCATCCGGGCCGTGGCCGCCGCGCCCCCCGGCAGCACCATCGCCGTGGGCACCGAGATCCACCTGGTGCAGCGGCTCGACGACGAGACGCCGGACAAGACCATCGTGTCGCTCGACCCGCTGATCTGCCCCTGCTCGACCATGTTCCGCATCGACGCCCCCCACCTGGCCTGGGTCCTCGAGAACCTGGTCGACGGCACCGTCGTCAACCGCATCGACGTCGACGCCGACACCCAGGAGTGGGCCCGGGTCGCCCTCCAGCGCATGCTCGACATCACCGCCGCATCGACGGACCCAAAGCCCGTCCCGACCGCGCCGGGCCGCCCCACTGGCGACTGA
- a CDS encoding oligosaccharide flippase family protein, with amino-acid sequence MLDPAGAAVASSFDSDLTANRIDPTARPAGRTAILSSGRIIAAALSMVWMAVVTRHLDAGEVGSLTLGLTLFGALSVLADLGLPMVVADRVARRPAEARSLVSDVVRVRVVAGTVVSLVMVVLYRMGSEHTLVVPVAMGFGLVSTSIHSTVTAALRGLGHVVPDAVNEVGSRLLVLGLGSLLLANGAGLAAAASVFAVADVASALVLTRWARRVVHTRDVAIPKEIYSIRVLAPMGLALLVSSLHTRIDVWLLAWISSTEVTAHYAVPARVAEGLLLPAAVGGALVLPLTSAASTRLERGRRALAYVAALAGFVGAGAGAVALVAGPLLRVAFGETYSADGDVLAVLALAAVPAAIGVGLTPVMAIHARRALVACMGSALVVNLVLNLVLVPGWDEMGAAWATVASMTLLALTAVATVSRWSDDALEDDR; translated from the coding sequence TTGCTCGACCCCGCCGGCGCCGCCGTCGCGTCGTCCTTCGACTCGGATCTGACGGCCAACCGGATCGACCCAACGGCGAGACCGGCCGGGCGGACCGCCATTCTCAGTAGCGGCAGGATCATCGCTGCCGCCCTCTCGATGGTTTGGATGGCGGTTGTGACCCGGCACTTGGATGCCGGCGAGGTGGGCTCGCTAACCCTTGGACTCACGTTGTTCGGCGCGCTGTCGGTGCTTGCCGACCTCGGATTGCCAATGGTGGTCGCCGACCGAGTGGCCCGGCGACCGGCCGAGGCCCGATCGCTCGTAAGCGACGTCGTGCGGGTGCGAGTTGTGGCCGGCACCGTCGTGAGCCTCGTGATGGTCGTGCTCTACCGGATGGGGAGCGAGCACACACTCGTGGTGCCGGTCGCCATGGGGTTCGGCCTCGTCAGCACCTCGATCCACAGCACGGTCACGGCCGCCCTCCGTGGACTTGGTCACGTCGTGCCCGACGCCGTCAACGAGGTCGGCTCCCGCCTCCTTGTGCTCGGTCTTGGCAGCCTCCTGCTGGCAAACGGGGCGGGACTTGCAGCGGCAGCGTCGGTGTTCGCCGTCGCCGACGTGGCATCCGCACTCGTGCTCACCCGGTGGGCGCGACGAGTGGTCCACACGCGCGACGTTGCCATCCCCAAAGAGATCTACTCGATCCGAGTGCTTGCCCCGATGGGCCTCGCCCTCCTCGTATCGTCGCTGCACACGAGGATCGATGTGTGGCTGTTGGCGTGGATCAGTAGCACCGAGGTAACCGCGCACTACGCAGTTCCAGCACGAGTCGCCGAGGGCCTCTTGCTGCCAGCAGCAGTGGGCGGTGCGTTGGTGTTGCCGCTGACCAGCGCCGCCTCCACGCGACTCGAGCGGGGTCGTCGAGCGCTCGCCTACGTCGCTGCGCTGGCCGGGTTCGTCGGCGCCGGCGCCGGCGCTGTAGCCCTCGTGGCGGGTCCCCTGCTGCGCGTTGCGTTCGGCGAGACCTACTCCGCAGATGGCGATGTGCTGGCAGTGCTCGCCCTAGCTGCGGTGCCCGCCGCCATCGGGGTCGGGCTTACACCAGTGATGGCGATCCATGCCCGCCGGGCCCTGGTTGCCTGCATGGGCTCAGCGTTGGTGGTCAACCTGGTGCTCAACCTCGTCCTGGTCCCAGGGTGGGACGAGATGGGAGCAGCGTGGGCCACCGTGGCGAGCATGACACTGCTCGCGTTGACGGCCGTCGCCACTGTCTCGCGGTGGTCGGACGACGCCCTGGAAGACGACCGATGA
- the uvrC gene encoding excinuclease ABC subunit UvrC, whose protein sequence is MVQRPPAGTIPDAPGSYQFKDAHGRVIYVGKAKSLRQRLSNYFQNPKNMHVRTAQMVASAETVEWIQVANDVEAFMLEYSLIKQHRPRFNVRLVDDKSYPFLAVTVGDEWPRPMVMRGKRRKGVRYFGPYAHAYAIRDTLDLLLRTFPLRTCSDNKFESHRKLGRPCLQFHIEKCSGPCVGEVSRHDYDGYVEDLLRFLSGDTDEVVRRLEKDMQVAAADLEFERAARLRDRLVAVRKAIERQQMVVEKGEDIDVIGMAEDDLEAAVQVFFVRKGRVLGRKGFIIDKVEDLAEGELIGRVLGELYQEPPPMGFPKTVLVPDDPDDLDLYEDFLEEQRGSRVTIRTAQRGPKRALAETVTRNANEELVRHRLKRASDHNSRAKALNELQEALGLPMPPLRIECYDMSHLQGTDYVGSMVVLEDALPKKSQYRKFKIKTVAGNDDFAAMEEVLRRRLTAYLVEREKPVSEREGRFSYPPQLLLVDGGKGQLSVAVRVLQELGLDEEIPTASLAKRFEEVYLPGTADPVRLSRQSEALYLLQRIRDESHRFAITFHRDLRGKRMTKSVLDDIPGLGETRKKRLTKEMGGVKAVQTASLEELKALSWLPDAVAEAVHAKVHEP, encoded by the coding sequence GTGGTCCAACGTCCCCCCGCCGGCACCATCCCCGACGCTCCCGGCTCCTACCAGTTCAAGGACGCCCACGGACGGGTGATCTACGTCGGCAAGGCCAAGTCGCTGCGCCAGCGCCTGTCGAACTACTTCCAGAACCCGAAGAACATGCACGTCCGGACGGCCCAGATGGTCGCGTCGGCGGAGACCGTGGAGTGGATCCAGGTCGCCAACGACGTCGAGGCGTTCATGCTCGAGTACTCGTTGATCAAGCAGCACCGGCCCCGCTTCAACGTCCGGTTGGTCGACGACAAGAGCTACCCGTTCCTCGCCGTCACGGTGGGCGACGAGTGGCCCCGGCCCATGGTGATGCGGGGCAAGCGCCGCAAGGGCGTGCGCTACTTCGGCCCCTACGCCCACGCCTACGCGATCCGCGACACCCTCGACCTGCTGCTGCGGACGTTCCCCCTCCGCACGTGCTCGGACAACAAGTTCGAGAGCCACCGCAAGCTCGGCCGGCCGTGCCTGCAGTTCCACATCGAGAAGTGCTCGGGGCCGTGCGTCGGCGAGGTCAGCCGCCACGACTACGACGGCTACGTCGAGGACCTGCTGCGCTTCCTCTCGGGTGACACCGACGAGGTCGTCCGCCGCCTGGAGAAGGACATGCAGGTCGCCGCGGCCGACCTCGAGTTCGAGCGAGCCGCCCGGCTGCGGGACCGGCTCGTCGCCGTCCGCAAGGCCATCGAGCGCCAGCAGATGGTGGTCGAGAAGGGCGAGGACATCGACGTCATCGGCATGGCCGAGGACGACCTCGAGGCCGCCGTGCAGGTGTTCTTCGTCCGCAAGGGCCGGGTGCTGGGCCGCAAGGGCTTCATCATCGACAAGGTCGAGGACCTGGCCGAGGGCGAGCTGATCGGCCGGGTGCTGGGCGAGCTCTACCAGGAGCCGCCGCCGATGGGGTTCCCCAAGACCGTCCTCGTCCCCGACGATCCCGACGACCTCGACCTGTACGAGGACTTCCTCGAGGAGCAGCGGGGGAGCCGGGTCACGATCCGCACCGCCCAGCGCGGCCCCAAGCGGGCACTGGCCGAGACGGTCACGCGCAACGCCAACGAGGAGCTGGTGCGCCACCGGCTCAAGCGGGCGAGCGACCACAACAGCCGGGCCAAGGCCCTCAACGAGCTCCAGGAGGCCCTCGGGCTGCCGATGCCGCCGCTGCGGATCGAGTGCTACGACATGAGCCACCTGCAGGGCACCGACTACGTCGGCTCGATGGTCGTCCTCGAGGACGCCCTGCCCAAGAAGTCCCAGTACCGGAAGTTCAAGATCAAGACCGTCGCCGGCAACGACGACTTCGCGGCGATGGAGGAGGTGCTGCGCCGGCGCCTTACCGCCTACCTGGTCGAGCGGGAGAAGCCGGTCAGCGAGCGCGAGGGCCGCTTCTCCTACCCGCCCCAGCTGCTGCTGGTCGACGGGGGCAAGGGCCAGCTCAGCGTCGCCGTCCGGGTCCTCCAGGAGCTGGGACTCGACGAAGAGATCCCGACCGCCTCGCTGGCCAAGCGGTTCGAGGAGGTCTACCTCCCGGGAACGGCCGACCCGGTGCGGCTGTCGCGGCAGTCCGAGGCCCTCTACCTGCTCCAGCGCATCCGGGACGAGTCCCACCGCTTCGCCATCACGTTCCACCGCGACCTGCGCGGCAAGCGGATGACGAAGTCCGTCCTCGACGACATCCCCGGCCTGGGCGAGACCCGCAAGAAGCGCCTCACCAAGGAGATGGGCGGGGTGAAGGCGGTCCAGACCGCGTCGCTCGAGGAGCTCAAGGCCCTGTCGTGGCTGCCCGACGCCGTGGCCGAGGCGGTGCACGCCAAGGTCCACGAGCCGTGA
- a CDS encoding glycosyltransferase family 4 protein — MIDVLLVDWLGRGGIAQTTEAWALEIGAAGSATTVVTREGRELGDGPVPVVSSPDGGPAALVHARLCRRAAALIRERRPDVVVVQNYVVPLLEEAVHRAARSVGARLILIVHDHRLHHRGEGSHIGLSHLVRRADTVVAHTAAVADRIDRNDVRVVPHPQPVGMLAHSGESVIAADPSGRLLALQFGVLRKPYKGTALMAELAAIDDSTWVFALAGVGAPEVPAAQSVDRFLDPGDLVATVAGADASILPYHHATQSGAVVLAQMCGAPPIASAVDGIVEQIEDGVTGFLVEPGADVGAWREALRRAEDPAVRERVSRAGREAVEAAHQRFREAALDVVGIGQGSPATTPE, encoded by the coding sequence ATGATCGATGTCCTGCTCGTCGATTGGCTCGGGCGCGGCGGCATCGCCCAGACCACCGAGGCTTGGGCTCTTGAGATCGGGGCGGCGGGCTCGGCCACAACCGTCGTCACACGTGAGGGGCGGGAGTTGGGCGACGGGCCCGTGCCAGTGGTCAGCTCGCCGGACGGGGGGCCGGCCGCGCTCGTCCACGCACGGTTGTGCCGCCGGGCTGCGGCCCTGATCCGCGAGCGCCGCCCCGACGTGGTCGTGGTCCAGAACTACGTGGTTCCTCTGCTGGAGGAAGCAGTGCACCGGGCCGCGCGGAGTGTGGGCGCCCGGCTGATCCTCATTGTGCATGACCACCGCCTTCACCACCGGGGTGAAGGCAGTCACATCGGCCTGTCCCACTTGGTGCGTCGGGCCGACACGGTGGTGGCCCATACTGCGGCGGTCGCCGACCGGATCGATCGCAACGATGTCCGGGTGGTGCCCCATCCCCAGCCCGTCGGGATGCTGGCCCACAGTGGTGAAAGCGTGATCGCTGCCGACCCCTCTGGTCGTCTGCTCGCCCTCCAGTTCGGTGTGCTCCGAAAGCCGTACAAGGGCACCGCGCTGATGGCCGAGCTAGCCGCGATCGACGACTCAACTTGGGTGTTCGCCCTCGCAGGCGTCGGCGCACCCGAGGTGCCAGCTGCGCAGTCCGTCGACCGCTTCCTCGACCCGGGGGATCTGGTGGCGACGGTGGCCGGGGCGGACGCGTCCATCCTTCCGTACCACCACGCCACGCAGAGCGGCGCAGTGGTACTCGCACAAATGTGCGGCGCTCCACCGATTGCCTCTGCCGTGGACGGCATCGTAGAGCAGATCGAGGACGGCGTGACCGGGTTCCTGGTTGAGCCTGGCGCCGATGTCGGAGCCTGGCGGGAGGCCCTGCGACGTGCTGAGGACCCAGCGGTGCGGGAGCGTGTGAGCCGTGCAGGCCGAGAGGCGGTCGAGGCTGCCCACCAGCGGTTCCGTGAGGCTGCGCTCGACGTCGTCGGGATCGGTCAAGGGTCGCCCGCGACAACGCCCGAGTAG
- a CDS encoding endonuclease/exonuclease/phosphatase family protein, translating into MTAVRRALWVVRAWLRRRGWLPPEVLPPGVRVTTYNIGRGAQGDRGARSTTLDRVAATIAAERPDVVALQEAHEDDLPVIVAHLRDDHDLEYESRFAAALDRDAMAAVVGRARLRAGFDEAFWADRGSAFGVALLSRAPLTEVEVVELPGNGERRIALRARTEVAGVAVTVVATHLATARRSTEQRDQTRALAALVATVEGPVVVAGDLNQEAAAVAAALAGTGTRLRPATDPDAPTLGARTIDHVLVSPDVEARGAKVGEEGVSDHRPVTVALALR; encoded by the coding sequence ATGACGGCCGTGCGGCGCGCCCTCTGGGTGGTCCGGGCGTGGCTGCGCCGGCGGGGCTGGCTGCCGCCCGAGGTGCTGCCGCCCGGGGTCCGGGTGACCACCTACAACATCGGGCGGGGAGCGCAGGGCGATCGCGGCGCCCGCTCCACGACGCTCGACCGGGTCGCCGCCACCATCGCGGCTGAACGGCCCGACGTCGTCGCCCTCCAGGAGGCCCACGAGGACGACCTGCCGGTGATCGTCGCCCACCTCCGCGACGACCACGACCTCGAGTACGAATCGCGGTTCGCCGCCGCCCTGGACCGCGACGCCATGGCCGCCGTCGTCGGGCGGGCCCGGCTGCGGGCCGGCTTCGACGAGGCCTTCTGGGCCGACCGCGGCAGCGCCTTCGGCGTCGCCCTGCTGTCGCGTGCACCGCTCACCGAGGTGGAGGTGGTCGAGCTGCCCGGGAACGGGGAGCGGCGCATCGCCCTGCGGGCCCGGACCGAGGTCGCCGGCGTCGCCGTCACCGTCGTGGCGACCCACCTGGCCACGGCCCGGCGATCGACCGAGCAGCGGGACCAGACCCGTGCCCTCGCCGCGCTGGTCGCCACCGTCGAGGGGCCCGTGGTGGTCGCCGGCGACCTCAACCAGGAGGCCGCCGCCGTGGCCGCCGCCCTCGCCGGCACCGGCACCCGTCTGCGCCCGGCCACCGATCCCGATGCCCCCACCCTCGGGGCGCGCACCATCGACCACGTCCTCGTGAGCCCCGACGTCGAGGCGCGGGGCGCCAAGGTGGGGGAGGAGGGCGTCTCCGACCACCGCCCGGTCACCGTCGCCCTGGCCCTGCGCTGA
- a CDS encoding CinA family nicotinamide mononucleotide deamidase-related protein, which translates to MRCEVVAVGTELLLGQITDTNSSWIGEQLALVGIDSLRQTKVGDNLGRMVEVIGEAIDRADAVIVCGGLGPTQDDITRDAIARVMGVDLELDDGVVGRIEAMFGGRGRRMPMNNLRQAEVPVGATAIADPQPGTAPGLICPLTRPGPDGEPVEKVIYAVPGVPYEMKEIVSQAILPDLQRRAGITAVIRSRTLRTWGESESGLAEQLADRITALDRAAAAGEAHGAVTIAFLASGIEGLKVRLTAKADTAEAAAALLAAEEAEVRAVLGPDLVFGIDDQTMESVVLDLLTERGLTLGLAESLTGGLVSSRITDVPGASQAFRGSIVSYATEVKDDVLGVTVRPVVSAEAAEAMATGARRVLGADVGLALTGVAGPDEQDGERPGTVFVGLDISGAVESVRLQLPGDRLRVRQFATISALGLLRARIAAAPAGPS; encoded by the coding sequence GTGCGCTGCGAAGTGGTCGCCGTCGGGACCGAGCTCCTCCTGGGGCAGATCACCGACACCAACTCCTCCTGGATCGGCGAGCAGCTGGCGCTGGTCGGCATCGACTCCCTGCGCCAGACCAAGGTCGGCGACAACCTGGGCCGGATGGTCGAGGTCATCGGCGAGGCCATCGACCGGGCCGACGCGGTGATCGTCTGCGGCGGGCTGGGACCGACCCAGGACGACATCACCCGGGACGCCATCGCCCGGGTCATGGGGGTCGACCTCGAGCTCGACGACGGGGTGGTCGGCCGCATCGAGGCCATGTTCGGCGGGCGGGGGCGCCGGATGCCGATGAACAACCTGCGGCAGGCCGAGGTGCCCGTGGGGGCCACCGCCATCGCCGACCCCCAGCCCGGCACCGCCCCGGGCCTGATCTGCCCGCTCACCCGGCCCGGTCCCGACGGCGAGCCGGTCGAGAAGGTCATCTACGCGGTGCCCGGCGTGCCCTACGAGATGAAGGAGATCGTCTCGCAGGCGATCCTCCCCGACCTCCAGCGCCGGGCCGGCATCACCGCCGTCATCCGCAGCCGCACCCTCCGCACCTGGGGCGAGAGCGAGTCGGGCCTGGCCGAGCAGCTGGCCGACCGCATCACCGCCCTGGACCGGGCCGCCGCCGCGGGCGAGGCCCACGGTGCCGTCACCATCGCCTTCCTGGCCTCGGGCATCGAGGGGCTCAAGGTCCGTCTGACGGCCAAGGCCGACACCGCCGAGGCCGCCGCCGCCCTGCTCGCCGCCGAAGAGGCCGAGGTGCGCGCCGTCCTCGGGCCCGACCTGGTGTTCGGCATCGACGACCAGACCATGGAGAGCGTGGTCCTGGACCTGCTGACCGAGCGGGGCCTGACCCTCGGGCTGGCCGAGTCCCTCACCGGCGGCCTGGTCTCGTCCCGCATCACCGACGTGCCCGGGGCATCGCAGGCCTTCCGGGGGTCGATCGTGTCCTACGCGACGGAGGTCAAGGACGACGTGCTCGGCGTGACCGTCCGACCGGTGGTGTCGGCGGAGGCGGCCGAGGCCATGGCGACGGGCGCCCGCCGGGTCCTCGGTGCGGACGTCGGCCTGGCCCTCACCGGGGTGGCCGGCCCCGACGAGCAGGACGGCGAGCGGCCCGGCACCGTGTTCGTCGGTCTCGACATCTCCGGTGCCGTGGAGTCGGTGCGACTCCAGCTGCCCGGCGACCGGCTGCGCGTCCGCCAGTTCGCCACCATCTCCGCCCTCGGCCTCCTGCGGGCCCGCATCGCCGCCGCCCCCGCCGGCCCGAGCTGA
- a CDS encoding glycosyltransferase produces the protein MFDRYDALTTPAVHLTAAMNQHFPTLRRPFTTLPIGVDDAFAHGRPDPVWRSRLPDGAAVGVCVGRLIASKNQAAVIDAVASLSAVDRDRLGILLVGSGPAERELRQRVADAGLEDRVVLVGQISRARMPDLLASVDFGLFPTLSEASSVAAAEALAAGLPIVHLDIPSMRETVDDAGIIAAPGGLATAMLSMADRHADLAPIARRRGAGSLMSVVRECWMDLYSGVVAGDP, from the coding sequence ATGTTCGATCGCTACGACGCTCTCACGACCCCAGCCGTCCACCTCACTGCTGCCATGAACCAGCACTTCCCCACGCTCCGGCGTCCCTTCACCACGTTGCCGATCGGCGTCGACGACGCGTTCGCCCATGGTCGCCCGGATCCAGTCTGGCGGTCGCGGCTCCCGGACGGCGCTGCGGTGGGGGTGTGCGTCGGACGCCTCATCGCATCCAAGAACCAGGCAGCGGTGATCGATGCAGTCGCCTCACTCTCAGCCGTCGATCGAGATCGTCTCGGGATCCTGCTTGTCGGCTCTGGACCGGCCGAAAGGGAGCTTCGTCAGCGGGTGGCCGATGCGGGCCTCGAAGACCGGGTCGTGCTCGTCGGACAGATCTCACGTGCTCGGATGCCTGACCTCTTAGCGAGCGTCGACTTCGGTCTCTTCCCCACCTTGTCCGAAGCGTCGAGCGTTGCCGCCGCTGAGGCTCTCGCCGCCGGGCTACCGATCGTGCATCTCGACATCCCTTCCATGCGGGAGACCGTCGACGACGCCGGGATCATCGCCGCACCGGGGGGCCTCGCGACCGCCATGCTCTCGATGGCCGACCGCCACGCCGACCTGGCGCCAATCGCACGCCGGCGCGGCGCCGGGTCGCTGATGTCGGTCGTGCGAGAGTGCTGGATGGACCTCTACTCGGGCGTTGTCGCGGGCGACCCTTGA